The genomic stretch CGGGCGTAGTTCACTACGTTGTTCAGACCATACTTCATGCCGGTAAGAATTGCTGGCAGGTTCTTGGAGCGGTACAGAGCACGGCGCAAAGTCATCATGCCTTCGAAATCATGCTCAAAGTTTGCCGGACGCCAAACCTTGTTGGGGTTCTTGTCATCGGGGTCGGGAATGCTCACAGGCTGGTCGTTCACAGAGTCGCAGGGGCTTGCACCATTGTCCATTGCGGTTGCATAGACAATAGGCTTAAAGCTGGAACCCGGCTGACGCAGGGACTGAACGGCACGATTCCAACGGGAGGTATTCCAGTCGCTACCGCCCACCATGGCTCGAATAGCGCCAGTCTCGTTCTCGATCAAGATGGCAGCCACTTCAGCGTGATGGTAACGGATACTGTCAGGGAAACGACGGCGATTCAAATTGGAGTTCGTGTCGGCAGCAAGATATTCCTTCTTGAATAGCGTGTAGACGCTGTCGAAGTGAGCGACAACGCTATCTTCAGGCATATTGTACTTCTTGGTGAGGGCAAGACGTCGAGTTGCACGATACTTCACACGACGGCGAACCTTTTCAACCTGAACGCGGGCAACGCTATCGGCAAAGGCCTGAATTGCCGGGTCGATGGTACTGTTGATTGTTACGCCGTCTGCATAGAGGGAGTTTTCGCCATACTTCTTTTCCATGTACTTACGGATTTCTTCGTAGAAGTACAGGCCAGCCTCGTTCTTGACTTCCTTCTGGGCAAGTTCAATCGGCATTTCAATATACTTGTGATAATCATCGTTGTTGATGTAACCTGCATCGCGCATGGCATAAAGCACAGTGTTGCGACGTTCCAGGGAAGCCTTGGGATGACGGTCCGGGCGATAAGCCTCGGGACGCTGCAACATGCCAGCAAGAACAGCGTACTGAGGAATAGTCAAGCTATCCAGGGGCTTACCGAAGTAGAACTTACCTGCAGCCTGGAAACCGTAGTTACCACCAGACAGGTAGACTTCGTTCATGTAAAACTCGAGAATTTCTTCCTTGGTGTAGGTCTGCTCGATACGGATGGCGGTCATCATTTCCTTAATCTTACGGGAAATGGTTCGTTCCGGAGTAAGGAACAGGAGCTTGGTCAGCTGCTGGCTCAAGGTAGAAGCACCGCGAAGTTTCTTGCCGCTTGTAGCACTTTCAAGAACCGCAGACGGAATGGCCCACACATTCATGCCCCAGTGGTCAAAGAAGGCTCGGTCTTCTGTAGCCATCACTGCCTGGATCGCTTCCTTCGGAATAGAATCGAAGGGAGTCCACTCACGGCGTTCCACAAAGTACTCGTGGGCGATTTCGCCGTTCATGTCGTTAATCTTGGTAACCAGCTTGGGGTTAATCTGTTCCAGCTGGGACAAGGAGGGCAATTCCGGTGCAAAATGATTATACACGACAATCACTGCGGTAAAGGCGATTACCACAGGAATCATGAAGATGCCCAACCAAAGAAGAACCTTCTTATTGGTAAACCAGCCCTTGAGCATTCTCAGAACCGGCATGAGTATAGATTTGACTTTTT from Fibrobacter sp. encodes the following:
- a CDS encoding PBP1A family penicillin-binding protein; the encoded protein is MEKVKSILMPVLRMLKGWFTNKKVLLWLGIFMIPVVIAFTAVIVVYNHFAPELPSLSQLEQINPKLVTKINDMNGEIAHEYFVERREWTPFDSIPKEAIQAVMATEDRAFFDHWGMNVWAIPSAVLESATSGKKLRGASTLSQQLTKLLFLTPERTISRKIKEMMTAIRIEQTYTKEEILEFYMNEVYLSGGNYGFQAAGKFYFGKPLDSLTIPQYAVLAGMLQRPEAYRPDRHPKASLERRNTVLYAMRDAGYINNDDYHKYIEMPIELAQKEVKNEAGLYFYEEIRKYMEKKYGENSLYADGVTINSTIDPAIQAFADSVARVQVEKVRRRVKYRATRRLALTKKYNMPEDSVVAHFDSVYTLFKKEYLAADTNSNLNRRRFPDSIRYHHAEVAAILIENETGAIRAMVGGSDWNTSRWNRAVQSLRQPGSSFKPIVYATAMDNGASPCDSVNDQPVSIPDPDDKNPNKVWRPANFEHDFEGMMTLRRALYRSKNLPAILTGMKYGLNNVVNYARKFGIVRAPLMAVPSLALGSVGATLMEMTSAYTVFPNGGNRIEPYMIESIVDRNGEVIERNSKVEHEVLRPASAYIMVDMMKDVNVRGTAARVWASGFTHPSGGKTGTTNDYTDCWYIGYTKQYTMGVWVGSDSPGTLGAGHTGTEDALPVWMAVMKELHKDLPRKPFPVPSGVVSKGVCNHTGKVAGEFCSEKSYCLYSAGYAPSETCDGNHFEVKTKSADDATLFSNKGATSGPAPSAGGAKKSRKMF